The stretch of DNA TTTCGCGTCACACAGAAGAGCGTACCTGAGTGTCCACAACATTGTGCAACCTTATCCCAAACTGAAAGTATAAGGCCTATAGTacgaaaaaataattaaagcgACGTTGTCATGAATTATAAATATGTCATGAACACAATACCaagtaaacaaaaatagttCAGACACCTCACTGTCACGTTTGCAATCATGAATAACTTTTGTGATGTAATTAGACTCGAGTGCAGGCTTACAGGCTTTCATAAGCACCTCGCCACCTTCGATGACATCAACCAAGTATATTGCATTAGAGAATGCAATCTGCCAAGACAAGAATCTTCAGTTAGAATTATAAACTACCAAAACATCATTGAACAAATAATCTAAAATTCTAGTTAAAAGGGGTCATACCTGCATGATACAAAGTTTTCCATGTCGACAGAGGTCAACACCCTCACAGTCAAAACCAACGACCAATTTCTTTTCAGGAGAAGGGTTTAGGAAATCAGCAGGAAGTTGCAACGGATCCTTCACTATGTGAATCGGAACTTGTGGCTCATTAGCTTCTTGTGTCAGTGGCCTCCCCCCTACAGAGTGAAACTCAGATTTGAGACAAAAGATTTATGACAATTTTGACTAACTTGCATaatcaaaatacaaacaaattgCAGAAAATGTAACATAATTAACATGTCCATAAGAcattttagatgaaaaaaaaataaaaataaacaaaaatccaagCTGCAAACAGAGATACTGTAGATGATCTAAATCCAACTCATAAGACATTTCTcaaatcaaaaatgaaattaacaaaaatctcTCGTATGATGCATTGCAAGAAAGCAATAACGAAGCACCCTTGAAACTTTGAACCTAAACTCTCCCAGAAACAAGCCAAAATAGACGGCTCAAGTCACATTTTCGATTAGAAACGAAGTAACGTTAGCATCAAATCGGTTTATTCTCAATCAATTGATTCAAAAgcgaaagcaaaaaaaaaaacaccaaatcatTTGGGGGATTCTGAGGGATAAAGCAGATCGAATACAGTGAAATCAGGAACAGGGAAGCTAATCGATCGCAATGGAAAGAACGAAGATAATTACAAGTAGCGAAGCTTATTAAAACGATAAAAGAGCAAATTTAAGGATAGAGAAgcaaattgaagaagaagaagggaccTGGTTCAGGAGGAATCGGGACGTGAGCTCGCTGAGTTGGAGAAGACGACGCCATTTCGATCAAAGCGTCGAAGCAGCGCTCTCACAACTTTTTTATTTGAGGGGACTGTCCAGATTCACCCGACGGGTGGGTTCCCTAACCGAATCgggtttagttaaaaataacgATGGTATTTGGGCCTGTGCTTGGGCTTTAGCTATATTTGAAGAAACTCACGAGTCAcgataataacaaaaatatatatataaaaactttttattggtattattaaaaaactttgtacACTTCaattttaaatctatattaGTTTTGATCAAAACTTTTCGTACATAGTACTCcatccgttttaaaatataaaatgtttaaggtaaaacacacatattatatatatttaaattaaaaaatttaaccaatagtaaagaaaactacataaataataattacagattattaaatatatattaaattttgcatagaaagttacaaaacatcttatattttgaaacaaaaaaaagatgccAGAGcatcttatatattgaaacagaaggagtattAATTActttgaataattaaaataataatcaacaatttagggatgtattcaacttgacattttaagtgatttgtataaaattaaaaatcctatgttattcaattatgaattttaaaaaatccattaaaattcactgttaaaaatatagaaatacaaatctcatggttttagatggaatttgaaagaattttaacataaatcatattaacttccctaaaatctatcaaaattccaaatttactaaatcccataaaattctccaaaatcatggtttcaatacactTTCCTTAGTATTGTTAATGGAAGGCTACTCGCCTCTTTGATCACTTTTCACAAAGTCACATGTCCAATGCTTTACAAGACTTGCTCTTACTAGAGACTTCAGTGTAAGATATATCTTCCCCTCTATTATAGCCTCTATCTTCCTCCATAGACTTAGAACACATCCTCTCTTCAACGTCAATATTGTTTGGCCCTGAACTTGAAGTATAGCCGCCACATGGTTGTGTCCTCATTTGAACAGACCTGAGTAGAGCGGTTCTCCTCAAGTCACCTGAATGACAGATATCGCTGGGGGATGATGGAAACCTTCCTTCTGTGTCTGATCCTCTATGGCGAGGCTGtggagtagtagtagtactagtggttgttgttgttgcattgGAGCTCATGGAGGTAGGACATGTATGTGAATGGAGTGGGATTGTTGACGATGACAGGAGTGGTGAGTTTGTTGAAGAAAGAGGTCTTTGGTATCGATATGGTGAAACTGGACTAGTTGGGCGGCTCTCGGGTTGCGATGAGCAagtgcttgttgttgttgttgNNNNNNNNNNNNNNNNNNNNNNNNNNNNNNNNNNNNNNNNNNNNNNNNNNNNNNNNNNNNNNNNNNNNNNNNNNNNNNNNNNNNNNNNNNNNNNNNNNNNNNNNNNNNNNNNNNNNNNNNNNNNNNNNNNNNNNNNNNNNNNNNNNNNNNNNNNNNNNNNNNNNNNNNNNNNNNNNNNNNNNNNNNNNNNNNNNNNNNNNNNNNNNNNNNNNNNNNNNNNNNNNNNNNNNNNNNNNNNNNNNNNNNNNNNNNNNNNNNNNNNNNNNNNNNNNNNNNNNNNNNNNNNNNNNNNNNNNNNNNNNNNNNNNNNNNNNNNNNNNNNNNNNNNNNNNNNNNNNNNNNNNNNNNNNNNNNNNNNNNNNNNNNNNNNNNNNNNNNNNNNNNNNNNNNNNNNNNNNNNNNNNNNNNNNNNNNNNNNNNNNNNNNNNNNNNNNNNNNNNNNNNNNNNNNNNNNNNNNNNNNNNNNNNNNNNNNNNNNNNNNNNNNNNNNNNNNNNNNNNNNNNNNNNNNNNNNNNNNNNNNNNNNNNNNNNNNNNNNNNNNNNNNNNNNNNNNNNNNNNNNNNNNNNNNNNNNNNNNNNNNNNNNNNNNNNNNNNNNNNNNNNNNNNNNNNNNNNNNNNNNNNNNNNNNNNNNNNNNNNNNNNNNNNNNNNNNNNNNNNNNNNNNNNNNNNNNNNNNNNNNNNNNNNNNNNNNNNNNNNNNNNNNNNNNNNNNNNNNNNNNNNNNNNNNNNNNNNNNNNNNNNNNNNNNNNNNNNNNNNNNNNNNNNNNNNNNNNNNNNNNNNNNNNNNNNNNNNNNNNNNNNNNNNNNNNNNNNNNNNNNNNNNNNNNNNTAAAATTCActgttaaaaatatagaaatacaaatctcatggttttagatggaatttgaaagaattttaacataaatcatattaacttccctaaaatctatcaaaattccaaatttactaaatcccataaaattctccaaaatcatggtttcaatacactTTCCTTAGTATTGTTAATGGAAGGCTACTCGCCTCTTTGATCACTTTTCACAAAGTCACATGTCCAATGCTTTACAAGACTTGCTCTTACTAGAGACTTCAGTGTAAGATATATCTTCCCCTCTATTATAGCCTCTATCTTCCTCCATAGACTTAGAACACATCCTCTCTTCAACGTCAATATTGTTTGGCCCTGAACTTGAAGTATAGCCGCCACATGGTTGTGTCCTCATTTGAACAGACCTGAGTAGAGCGGTTCTCCTCAAGTCACCTGAATGACAGATATCGCTGGGGGATGATGGAAACCTTCCTTCTGTGTCTGATCCTCTATGGCGAGGCTGtggagtagtagtagtactagtggttgttgttgttgcattgGAGCTCATGGAGGTAGGACATGTATGTGAATGGAGTGGGATTGTTGACGATGACAGGAGTGGTGAGTTTGTTGAAGAAAGAGGTCTTTGGTATCGATATGGTGAAACTGGACTAGTTGGGCGGCTCTCGGGTTGCGATGAGCAagtgcttgttgttgttgttgggtcCTCGCAGAATCTTGCTTCGTCTGAGTCTTCCGACATGGGAGAGTATTGTAATGGTAAATCATCTCTGTGTTTATGTACGACACATAATAATCagatatgttaaaaaaattcacaaccATATTCAACAACAAACACTATGGAGTGGAGCATACCTGTGATAAAGAAAGCTCTCAGACCGAGCTGGAGACTCTAACATATTGACAGGAAGTGAGTCCCCGACTGTTAGTCCGTTTAAACTGCAAGCCATTATCTACGAGAAAAGATGTTGGCGAAATTTAAAACACTGTTAAGATAGAGAAAACTAAAGAATCATCAAACAACTGAGTTAGGGTAGGGAGCAAAGAAGACCAGAATAAAACAAACCTCGCTGAGATAACGTTTCTGGGAGCGAAGGTTATCGAGGTAGACCTCGTCTTCCGGATCTCTGGTTCGTTTCCCACTCGGAGAGGAAACTGATATAGGCACTGGTGGGTCATTAGCTTCTTGTGTCAGTGACCTACCTCCTCCTGCAAGAATAGAATTCAGACATGTGAGACAAGAACTCTATAACAACAATCTACTACTTGCattaacccaaaaaaactaacaaatagGTCAGTATGGAATCTAATCCATACTCAAACAtttcaaatcaaaagaagagttaaaaggaaaaaagcaaaaagaaaaatatatatccaatCAATTGATAACATAATTCGATCAgcaatgaagttttttttttatattagacacaaaatcaattatttagGGGAATCTGAGGGATGAAGCAGATCGATTACGGTAACGAATGGAGATGATTAGTAGTAGCGTAGATTGGTGTTAAGAATCAGGGAATTGGAGTATGGAGAagcaaaattgaaaaagaaaaaggggaCCTGGTGGTGGTGGGTCGGGAGGAATTGGGACGTGAGTACGCTGAGttggggaagaagaagccatttcGATCAGAGTAGAGGAGAGCAGATTCACCAAACGGATGGGTAGAAAGAAAATCACAACCGgtagattgatttttttgggtcGTCTGCGAGAATAAACAATCTTTCATTTTggtccaaaaagaaaaaaaaaaagaaaaaaaaaacttttgacaaaagaaagaacTATCAAAAATAGAATTTGAATAAATTCatgttttcataaatttttagtgctattttaatCATgtaatttatagattttttacAATTGTTGTGCTATTCCATagtataatgattttttatattatgttaaatgttatgattgttttgaattttgatgataatgtagtttatataaattatgaGCAATGTAATGGAAAGTTCCCATAAAAATGTGAACATTCAATACCAAATGataaaattcaactaaaatcCTTAAAATTGTTTATAACTAGTACTTTTAATTCCTTTggattttctttgaaaaaaaatctttttgaaCACCATAAGTAACAGATAAACGGGATAGATAGTTCGACAACATATCCAAGAGATATTGGAGACGTAGGCAAGAAAGCACCAAATCACAAGCAACCCGAAAGAAAGTCGAAGCCACATTCACGAGAAGAGCACGAACATGGTAAATAGTCCTTGTCAATAGACATTGGGACGTTGAGAAGGGTTCCATGACCAAGAGACTAGATGGAATGGTCTGCTCATCAGAAAAGATGATGGTGGTTGTGGGTTTAGACTCGAGTAGGGTTTTCTTGCAAGGGTTTCGGTAACCCCATCTCCATGGAGTTGGAGTCATAATTCCAATAGTCTTCCAACTTTGTAAAGAGGTGATAATCTCCTTGACATTGTTAGGTTTCAATTGACAGGTCTCAGGACACATGGAAGATATGGAGAGAAGATTGGGGAAGCATCGGTAATCACCTCTCTTTGGAGAAGAGATCATAATGTCGTTCTTTCTCTAGATTCGTATATCGGACAGATGTTACGAAATATAGCAGAATAGATTaccattttgttttaaaaaattaaataacaaactGCCAACTGAAAACAATCTTGTATTCTAGATTACATTTTGTCCCCAAAAATAAGTATTCTAGATTAGaaagatttgaattttatatatcttatgtCATCATTGTTTATAAACTAGGTAGAAAATATGGTCATCTTACATATTcttaaagaaaaacaacaaaaagtgaTGTATTGGATGAGGTTTTTAagatttctttactttttaagattacatattttacaaaaggaGTCCACGTTGTCACGCACTTTCCGGTGGTGAAAATGTCCAAATGGGATTTTATGAAATGATATCTCCAAAGATATCCTCCTCTCTCCTTCTAGACCCCACTTTTCCTATCTCTTTTTGCCCCTTTCCTCtctatcctctctctctccacaagtcatcttcttcttcctccttccgAATCTTGTTCCTTTGGCTGCTTAACCATCATCTCTACCTTGATTCACTTCACCGTCTCTGTAGCAGGTTGAACTCACTTGGgtctttctttgatttctctttacttggtttattttttcttctttgattggttagagagagagatctctATCGTAGTCGGTGGGTTAAGTTATTTCATTTGATTGGtgggtttgttttatt from Camelina sativa cultivar DH55 chromosome 9, Cs, whole genome shotgun sequence encodes:
- the LOC104714062 gene encoding putative protein TPRXL, whose translation is MASSSPTQRTHVPIPPDPPPPGGGRSLTQEANDPPVPISVSSPSGKRTRDPEDEVYLDNLRSQKRYLSEIMACSLNGLTVGDSLPVNMLESPARSESFLYHRDDLPLQYSPMSEDSDEARFCEDPTTTTSTCSSQPESRPTSPVSPYRYQRPLSSTNSPLLSSSTIPLHSHTCPTSMSSNATTTTTSTTTTPQPRHRGSDTEGRFPSSPSDICHSGDLRRTALLRSVQMRTQPCGGYTSSSGPNNIDVEERMCSKSMEEDRGYNRGEDISYTEVSSKSKSCKALDM